GTGGATGGCGCTACCCTGAAGCGGGTCGATGGTTTGGGGTTCAATGCCGGACAATCCCTCACCGCGGCGGATGCGGGTACACTGCTGGAGGCGAGTGGCGACCTGATCACTACCGGTCCCACCGGCACCAATGTGATGGATCTGGTGGTTGGTTTGAAATATGAACTCTGAGAAATCCCTCTATCAGGCTGCCAGAGCCTGTCTGCTGTGTGATGCGGTGGATGAGAAAATGGCGATGAGCGGAGCGATCGCTGAAGCCTGGTCCAGGGGTGAACTCACTCTCACGGGTTGGTCCGATGCGGCGAAGATTACTCGGGCAGGGCATCCACAACGGCCGGTTCTGGTACATCCGAGTAAATTGCCCCGGCGCCGGATGGGCAGTGAAGCGGGGCGTCTGGCGTTGATTCATGCAATTGCCCACATCGAATTCAATGCGGTCAATCTGGCCTGGGATGCGGTGCAGCGGTTTGACGGTATGCCCGCTGATTTTTACACGGACTGGATCCAGGTGGCGGTGGAGGAGGTTGAACATTTCCAGCTGCTACAAGCACGCTTGAGCGCGGCCGGGGTGGCCTATGGGGATTATCCGGCACACAACGGTCTATGGGAGATGGCACAACGAACAGCCCATGATCCACTGGTGCGTATGGCATTGGTGCCGCGCATGCTGGAAGCCCGAGGGCTTGATGTGACACCGGGTATCATGGAGCGTTTCCGGGAGATCGACGATCATGAGACGGTGGCTGCACTGGAAGTGATCCTGCGTGAGGAGGTGGGGCATGTACAGTTTGGCAGTCGCTGGTTCAACTATCTCTGCGAACAGCGTGGTTTGTCACCCGAAGAGACCTATTTCGATCTGTTGGAGAGTTTTCTCAACGGTGAGATCCGTTGTCCCCTGCATCATCAGGCTCGGCGTGAGGCGGGATTCAGTCAGTCCGAGCTGGAACGTCTGGAGGCACTATGCAAAAGGGTATGAGAATGCCGCTATTAATTCTGGCCTGTCTGCTGCAAAGCAGTACGCTGCTGGCGCAGAGCCTGCAGGTCCAACGGCTGCAGTATGAGGTCTCGGAAGCGGGTCAGGCTCCCTATCTCAGCCGCATGCTGGTGACAAAGCAAATGGTGCGTATTGACCAGGGGAGTGACAGCGCCGATTTCATCCTGTTCGATCGCGCTCAACAGGTGATCTACAGTGTCGATAGTGAAGAGCGTACTGTTCTGGTGATCAAGCCCAAACCGGTCGACCAATCCGATACCCGGTTGCCCGAAATCAAGGTCCTGGCAAAGGATGCGGGTGAGGCGCCGTTGGTCGCGGGTCGTAAAGCGCAACACTGGGCGCTACTGGTCAATGGCCAGCCTTGTCAGGAGGCGATGGTGTTACCGGAGATGATGGCGATGAGTGTGGCAGCTCAGGGTGAATATCTGGGGTTGCTGGCCGAACAGCATAAAATCAGCCTTTCTGGGGTACCCATGGCCTATCGGGATGTCTGCGCCGATGCAATTCAGGTCTATGCCCCGGATGCACTCCTGGGGAAAGGATTGCCGTTACGCTTGTGGGATATCAATGGAAATCAGCAGGCTCTGACCGACTATAGCGAATCGGAAACGGTTGATGCGGATCTGTTTACCCTGCCGGAGGCGTTTACTCGGAGGCCCATGCCTCAATGAGTGGAATGCGGTTAATCAACTCCTTCTGTGGAGATTAATAGATCTCGGAGAGTGATGGTTTCGCGAGTGACACCATCCTCTGTCGCGCACAGGATCTCGGCATGATCTCCATGCCATTCACCCAGTACATGACGGGTGACTGTGTGATTGTCGAGGGTGAAATGATGGTCAGCCGGTCTGTGGGTATGGCCATGAATCAGCCTTTGCGCCTGATGCTGTTGCAGGGTGTACTCAACGGCTTGCTGATTTACATCCATGATATCGTCGGATTTTTGAGCATTCGCCTCGCCGCTTTTTGCCCGGTACTCCTGGGCAACGGCAATACGCTGATCGAGGGTCAGTGAGAGAAAATGGCTGGCGAAATCGGCCGAGCGGATCTGTTTGCGAAATGCCTGATACTCACGGTCATCGGTACATAACAGATCACCATGCATCAGCAGTGTGGGTGTACCATACAGATCGATCAAACAGGGGTCGGTGATCAGTTGCGCGCCGCTGGCTTTGCAGAAATCCTGTCCAATCAGAAAATCCCGATTGCCGTGCATTACCTTCAGCTCAGTGCCGCTCTCATTGAGCTGTCGCAGTGCCTGCCTGACCTCCACGGCAATCGATTGCTTGTCATCATCACCCAGCCAGGCATCGAACAGATCACCAAGAATATAGAGTGTGTGGGCTGTGGTTGCCCGGAATCTCAGAAAGTTCAGAAACAGCTGCAACCTGTCTGCCCCTTCGGCAGACAGGTGCAGGTCCGAAATAAAAAGCTGTTGGGTCACTCGGTGACTTCAGCCTTCTCGATGACGATGTCATCCACCGGTACATCCTGATGTCCGGACTGGGTGGTTGTATCCACCCCTTTGATCTGATTGATCAGATCCATACCGGCTATAACTTTACCGAATACACAATATCCCCAGCCATCCTGTCCCGGATAGTCGAGAAACTTGTTGTTTGCCACGTTGATAAAGAACTGCGCGGTAGCCGAATGAGGTTCCATGGTTCTGGCCATGGCAATGGTACCCACTTCATTCGACAGGCCGTTTTTAGCCTCGTTCTCAATTGGATCTCTGGTATCCTTCTGGATCATGCCCGGCAGAAAGCCGCCACCCTGAATCATGAAGTTATCGATTACCCGATGAAAGATGGTGCCGTCGAAGAAGCCATCCTCTACATATTGTTTGAAGTTCTCACAGGTTTTCGGGGCTTTCTCCTCATCGAGCTCGATCTGGATGGGGCCTAGATTGGTTGTCATTGTAATCATCAGTTTTCCTATCAGTTTTATTGTTAAGGCGTGTTCTCAGGCTCTGGATCAGAGGCACATCGATCTATTCGACAATGCTGACCTTGTCGATGGTGATTGTGCTGCGGGGTACATCACGCATACCGTTGCTGACCCCGGTAGGCTGTTCTGCAATGGCGTTAACCACATCCATACCCTGGGTGACCTCACCGAACACCGCATACCCCCAACCGTCACGACTGGGATAGTCCAGGAAGCTGTTGTCCTTATGGTTGATGAAAAACTGGGCGGTGGCAGAGTGGGGCGCCGATGTACGAGCCATGGCAATCGTGCCTTTTTTGTTTTTGAGCCCGTTTTTTGCCTCGTTTTCAACCGGTTCGCGGGTCGCTTTTTTGTTCATGTCGGCTGTAAAACCACCTCCCTGAATCATGAAGTCCTTGATGACGCGATGATAAATGGTCCCGTCATAGAAGCCATCCCGCACATATTGCAGAAAGTTCTCCACCGTTTTGGGTGCTTTCTCCTGGTCGAGCGAGAGTGTGATGTCGCCCACCGAGGTCTTCATCAGCACTTTCACCGGTTCGGCCAGAAGGTCTGCTGAGAACGCGAAAAGCAGGCTAAAAGAGAGTAACAGGGATTTATGGATTTTTTTCATATCATCCTCGTGGCATAGGTTCAGATTTCGACAGTCGTCTCAGGCTGGACTGTTCGTCAGCTTCCGTTTGATTGATCAGGGAGCATGATAGCGGTTAAAAACCATCATCTCAAAGTGGTCGGCGGGGGATTATAGGCCGCTTGGTAAATTCGACATCCACAGCGAAATGCCCAGTCCAATGCCTCGGGCCGGCCTGATTCGAGTCAATAGTTTCTAACTTATTGACAACAATAAAAAATCCGTAATCCATGAGTGACCATGGAGTACGGATTTCTCGGCTTGTCTGTTTCAGTATCTGATTGCTAACTCAGTTGTTTTTCGCACCCTGGGTGATCCAGTGTTCGATTTTAGTGATTTCGGCCTCAGACAGGGCCTCTTTGCCGTGTGGCATGCGGATGGATGGATCCACTTTGCCAGCCACCAAGCGATAGAAAGAGCTCGACAAAGGATCTCCGGCAACCACCACAGGACCGAATTTTGTGCCTTTCATGACTGCATCGTAGTCCTGAGTGATGAAGCCACTGGCTTCAGCGCCTGTGCCACCAGCCAAATGGCACTCTGTGCAGTATTTGTCGATGATCGGTTTGATTTCAGATTTATAACTGACCGGTGCCGGCCCGGCACTACAACCCGCCAGTAATGCGGTTGAAAGGGTTGTTAATAAAATCAGTGTGTTAGGCCTGAACATAGAGTGCTCCTGAATAATTATGCTTATTTATTGTCTGGGCGAAGTGCTGCACACTCCGCCTGACTATTTCAATTTAGCCAACCATAGCATTAGGTTATGTTGCCCTGATCCAATGGGCAAACCTGTCTCCAGGGAAAATGATATCCAATCGAACTACCCCTCCTTCCTATTTTAATGTCATGATCCACTCGATAACACCTTTAATATTCTCTTCGCTTGCTGGGCTGGGTGGCATCATGGCACCACCCCAAACCAATGGTTCACCCGGCTTGCTACCCGATTTTACCTTACTGGTCAGGCGATCGACTTCGGCTGCATCGCCGGCATATTTGGCTGCAATGTCCTTGAATGCCGGGCCAACCAGTTTGACATCGGTTTTATGGCAGCCAAGACATCCAGACTGCATGGCCAAGGCTTCATTGGCCTGAGCGGATGGTGCTGATATTAAGGCGGCTAGCATGAGAGCGGAAGCGAATTTTCCCATTGGATAACTCCGAATCTATTAAATAGTCAGGCTGATTCCTTCTGGAATATGCCCAAGAGGCTGGCCAACACCTTGGTCAACCAGAACTCCTGTCTTGTTAAGTACAATCTATTTGTCGGGAGAAATTAGAGATTCTTTAGCCTTTCTCGTGCTTTATGAGGTCAATAATTGGCAACTGGATTGGTCTGTTCTTATTTATAACTGGGCATCTTTCAGTTGCCATCTGAATGGCTTAAATATAAATATCACCGATAAATATTCAAGAGATGCAGCTGATTGCCGAAATAGTCAATAGCTGTATCAATCATTCCAAGAATACCGAGTTGAGCGATGGGTAAATATATCTCTGTCCAATGGAAGATTGTCGCGCCGATGGCGCTGATTTTCATCCTTATCATGTCAGTCGTAACAATTTATTCAGCACAGCAGCAAAAGGACAGGCTCTTAAGGTTATCGGAACACCAGATATTTGATGTGCTGCATGGATATCTCGATAGCATGAACGCCATGATGTTCACAGGAACCATGGGTAATCGGGAGATGCTTCGGGAAAAGATATCAAAGCGGGATGGCGTATTAGAAGTACGCATGCTGCGTGCGGAGGCAATCAATAAGACCTTCGGTGCCGGCTTTGATCATGAAAAACCGATGGATGATCTCGATCGTCGGGCATTGGCCGGTGAACAGATCATCGAGGTCAAAGAGGTCAAGGGTGAGCGGATTCTGACCATCATTGAACCTTTCCCCGCAGTTGCCGACCGCAATGGCACCAACTGTCTGACCTGTCATCAGGTCCCTGAAGGTACTGTGTTGGGCGCCGGACGGCTGACCTTCTCCATGGGTTCAAGGGACAGAGCGATCGATCATGAGCTGTTGATCAGTGCCGGAATCAACTTTCTGGTGCTTTTGGCAGGGCTGTTTGTGATCGCCATGATCGTCAGAAAGGTAGTGATCAAGCCGCTGTACGGCCTGAAGAAGACAATGGATCAGGTCGGGGCAAATTCCGATCTGCGCCCAAGAGTGCCGGCGGGTGCCAACGATGAGTTCCGCGAGGTTGGTCAGGCGGTAAACAGTATGCTGGATCAGTTTCAGCCTACAATCAATGACCTGGCTAACACAATGGATGGCCTGGCAAGCTCCGCCGAGCGTCTTGCTCAGGTAACCAAGGTAACCCGGGACGGCGTGGATGAGCAGGAGAAGGAGACCGGCCAGTTGACGGTGGCGATTGGTGAATTGACGGTGGCAGCAGAACGCGTGGCGGAAAACGCCGCTGGTGCGGAACAGGCCGCAGTCGAGGCAAAGACCAATGCCAATGCCGGCGGTGAAGTGGTCAGTCAGGTCTCCAATTCGATCGTCAGTCTGGCGAAACGGATTGATGATGCCTCCGATGTGGTCAAGCGTCTGGCTGAAGGAACCCAGAATATCGGTCAAGTCTCAGAATCGATCACCGCGATTGCGGAGCAGACCAATCTGCTGGCCCTGAATGCAGCGATTGAAGCCGCTCGGGCCGGTGAACAGGGACGCGGTTTCGCGGTCGTTGCTGACGAGGTACGGAATCTTGCTCAGCGGACCCAGGAAGCGACTCATGAGATCCAGGAAATTATTGAACAATTGATCTCTTCCTCAGAGCAGGCAGTGAAGGTCATGGGCACCAGTAAGCAGGAGGCTGATCAGAGTGTTGCTGACTCGAGTCGTGCCGGTGAAGCGCTGCAACAGATCTCTGGTGCGGTGGAGATGATCAGTGAGATGAACGCTCAGATCTCGACTGCGGCTCAGGAGCAGACCAGCGTGGCCAGTGAGATCAACAAGAACATCATTGCGATCAACGAGGTCTCCCATCAGACAGCGGAAGGAACCTGCAGGACCCTCAAAGAGAGTGAGGAAGTGGCGCAGATCTCCCAGAAACTGGACAAGATGGTCAATCAGTTCAAAGTCTGAACACCACATTTCACCCGGCTGTACCACTTGAATCCGGGCGAATCAGGAAAGATTGGTGGCTAAGCAGCCCGGCCGTACACCTTCGTGGCGGTCGGGTTTCTGATTTCTGAGCTGGGATTATCAGACCCGAGTTGCCAGAATAATTAAAAAACAGGGTTTCAGAACCGTCGTCCAATCAATTGGCTATGAAGCCAACCACCTTTTGGTTAAGATGCCCAGGTTTAATCTCAGTAGGATAGGCTTGGAGCAATGCTGACAATCTATAACGACCTCACCAACCGGAAAGAGACCTTTCAGCCGCTGCAGGCGGGAAAAGTCAGCATGTACGTCTGTGGCATGACAGTATACGACCTCTGTCATCTGGGGCATGCCCGTGTGATGGTGGTGTTCGATGTGGTCTACCGTTATCTGCAGGCCAATGGCTATGACGTCAGTTATATCCGCAATATCACCGATGTGGATGACAAGATCATCAACCGGGCCAATGAAAGAGGCATCCCCTTTACCGAGCTGACCGAAGAGTTCATTCAGGCGATGCACCAGGATGCGGATGCGTTAGGGGTATTGAGACCCACCGATGAACCTAAGGCAACCCAACATATGGATCAGATCCTGGCGATGATCAGCCGGCTGATCGAAAAGGGGCATGCCTACGCAGCGGACAATGGGGATGTTTACTACGATGTACGCAGCTTTCCCAGCTACGGAAAGCTCTCCGGAAAATCGATCGAGGATCTGCAGGCCGGGGCCCGGGTGGAACCCGGGGACGCCAAGCGGGATCCGCTGGATTTCGCCCTCTGGAAATCGGCTAAGCCCGAGGAACCCGCCTGGGATTCCCCCTGGGGCAGAGGGCGACCCGGCTGGCATATCGAATGTTCCGCCATGTCCACCAATGCCCTGGGCAACAGCTTCGATATCCATGGGGGGGGTGCGGATCTGACCTTTCCCCATCATGAGAATGAGATTGCCCAGTCCGAAGGGGCAACCGGGCATCCCTTCGTCAAATACTGGATGCACAACGGTTTCGTACGCATCAATGACGAAAAGATGTCGAAATCCCTGGGTAACTTCTTTACCGTCAGAGAGATTCTTGATCGCTACCAGGCGGAAGAGGTGCGCTATTTCATACTCACCAGCCACTACCGGTCACCGCTCAACTACGATACCGAGCACCTGGACAATGCTCGCGGGGCGCTGACCCGTTTCTATACGGCATTGAGAGGCCTGCCTGAGGGACAGTCTGCAGACGGGGAAAGTTATAAAACCCGCTTCCATGAGGCCATGGACGATGATTTCAACACCCCGGAAGCACTGGCCGTACTGTTCGATCTGGTGCGGGAGATCAATCGCATTAAGGAGACGAATGTTGAGGAGGCGGCCTCTCTTGGTACGCTGCTCAGAGAGTTGGGCGGCATGCTGGGTCTGTTACAAAGCGATCCGGAGAGCTATCTGAAGGGTGGGGCATCCACTGATGACGGTCTTTCCGACGATAAGATCGATGCCATGATCCAGGCCCGTATCGATGCCAGAGCTGCCAAGGAGTGGGGGGAAGCGGATCGGATTCGGGACGAGTTGCAGGATGCTGGGATAATCCTCGAGGATGGAGCTGAAGGGACAACCTGGCGCCGGGGGTGAGGATAGTTGGTGCGGCAAGCCGCAGGCTTTTTAAGAATTGTAGCCCGCAAATGAACGCATATAGTGGGTAGGGTGGGGCCATGCCCCACTAAAAAAACCACTCAAAATTAATCAAACTCAGCCAAGGAACGGCAACATGTCAAACTATCGTAGAGCCTCTCTTTCAGGCGGCACCTACTTCTTCACAGTTGTTACCTACAATCGTAAACCACTTTTTAATAGTGAACTGGCGCGGCGTGTACTTCATCGAGCGATCTTAGATGTTCGTGAGAGAAACTATTTCAGAATTGAAGCACTTTGTCTGTTGCCAGACCACCTCCCTACAATTTGGAGGCTACCTGAAAATGATAGTGCGTATCACCGACGCTGGAATCATATAAAAGGAATCTTCACAAAACAGTTCAGAGGTTTTTCACTGTATGATGAAAATACCTCAGGCTCCCTTTTAAAAAGGGGAAAGGACTATTTGGCAAAGACGCTACTGGGAGCATCTGATCTGGGATGAGCATGATTACAGCAATCATGTGGATTATATCCACTACAATCCTGTCAAACATGGGTTGGTTGAGCAAGTGGTTGATTGGCCCTGGTCGAGCTTCCACAAATTTGTCAGAGCTGGAATCTATCCTGCGGATTGGAGTGGTTCATCTCCTGCAAAAACCAATCTTGTTACAGGGGGAGAGTAATCGGTGGGGCATGGCCCCACCCTACGGTGACTTCACGGCTCAAATGTGCTGGTAGGTTGGGGCCATGCCCCACCATAGGTTCAGATAGCCACTCCGACTATACAGAGCTGTGCAGTTCGGTGGCCTGCAGGGTATTCTCGAGCAACGTGGCAATGGTCATCGGGCCGACACCGCCAGGTACCGGGGTGATCCATGAGGCGCGCTCCTTGGCGGCTTCGAAGGCCACATCACCGACCAGTTTACCCTCATCGGTTCGATTGATGCCCACGTCGATCACAATCGCCCCCTCTTTTACCCAATCACCGGGTACGAACTCCGGGCGACCCACCGCAGCCACCAGAATATCCGCATTGCGCGCTTTCTCAGCCAGATCCTTGGTGCGGCTGTGACAGACTGTGATGGTGCAGCGCGCGGCCAACAGTTCGAGTGCCATCGGACGCCCGACGATATTCGACTGACCGATGATGACCGCATCGAGTCCTTCCAGTTTCTGGCCGGTGTGCTCCAGCATGGTCATGATGCCACGCGGGGTGCAGGGGCGCAGGATCGGCATCCGCAGGGTTAGGCGCCCAACATTATAGGGGTGGAAGCCATCCACATCCTTGGTCGGCAGGATGCGTTCGATGACCGACTCCTCGTCGATCTGCTGCGGCAGCGGAAGCTGCACCAGAATGCCGTCGATGGTTTCGTCCTGATTAAGACGGTCAATCACTTCCAATAGATCGTCCTGGGACGTATCTCCTGGTAAATCAAAGGATTGGGAATGAAATCCGACCTCTTCGCAGGATTTTCGCTTATTCCGTACATAGACTTGCGAAGCCGGATTCTCACCCACCAGCACCACGGCCAGGCCGGGGCGACGCTGACCGGCAGCGACACGGCGCTCAACGCCAGCCTTGATTTTTGCCCTTAATTCAGCAGCAATCGCCTTGCCATCCAAAATCTCTGCACTCATGGAAATTCCATCGGTCTAAAAAAGAGCAGCATGATACCGAAAGCTGGACAAACTGTCAGCGCAT
This portion of the Candidatus Thiodiazotropha endoloripes genome encodes:
- a CDS encoding methyl-accepting chemotaxis protein, with the protein product MNAMMFTGTMGNREMLREKISKRDGVLEVRMLRAEAINKTFGAGFDHEKPMDDLDRRALAGEQIIEVKEVKGERILTIIEPFPAVADRNGTNCLTCHQVPEGTVLGAGRLTFSMGSRDRAIDHELLISAGINFLVLLAGLFVIAMIVRKVVIKPLYGLKKTMDQVGANSDLRPRVPAGANDEFREVGQAVNSMLDQFQPTINDLANTMDGLASSAERLAQVTKVTRDGVDEQEKETGQLTVAIGELTVAAERVAENAAGAEQAAVEAKTNANAGGEVVSQVSNSIVSLAKRIDDASDVVKRLAEGTQNIGQVSESITAIAEQTNLLALNAAIEAARAGEQGRGFAVVADEVRNLAQRTQEATHEIQEIIEQLISSSEQAVKVMGTSKQEADQSVADSSRAGEALQQISGAVEMISEMNAQISTAAQEQTSVASEINKNIIAINEVSHQTAEGTCRTLKESEEVAQISQKLDKMVNQFKV
- a CDS encoding c-type cytochrome, translating into MGKFASALMLAALISAPSAQANEALAMQSGCLGCHKTDVKLVGPAFKDIAAKYAGDAAEVDRLTSKVKSGSKPGEPLVWGGAMMPPSPASEENIKGVIEWIMTLK
- a CDS encoding peptidylprolyl isomerase, which encodes MITMTTNLGPIQIELDEEKAPKTCENFKQYVEDGFFDGTIFHRVIDNFMIQGGGFLPGMIQKDTRDPIENEAKNGLSNEVGTIAMARTMEPHSATAQFFINVANNKFLDYPGQDGWGYCVFGKVIAGMDLINQIKGVDTTTQSGHQDVPVDDIVIEKAEVTE
- a CDS encoding peptidylprolyl isomerase codes for the protein MKKIHKSLLLSFSLLFAFSADLLAEPVKVLMKTSVGDITLSLDQEKAPKTVENFLQYVRDGFYDGTIYHRVIKDFMIQGGGFTADMNKKATREPVENEAKNGLKNKKGTIAMARTSAPHSATAQFFINHKDNSFLDYPSRDGWGYAVFGEVTQGMDVVNAIAEQPTGVSNGMRDVPRSTITIDKVSIVE
- the cysS gene encoding cysteine--tRNA ligase, which translates into the protein MLTIYNDLTNRKETFQPLQAGKVSMYVCGMTVYDLCHLGHARVMVVFDVVYRYLQANGYDVSYIRNITDVDDKIINRANERGIPFTELTEEFIQAMHQDADALGVLRPTDEPKATQHMDQILAMISRLIEKGHAYAADNGDVYYDVRSFPSYGKLSGKSIEDLQAGARVEPGDAKRDPLDFALWKSAKPEEPAWDSPWGRGRPGWHIECSAMSTNALGNSFDIHGGGADLTFPHHENEIAQSEGATGHPFVKYWMHNGFVRINDEKMSKSLGNFFTVREILDRYQAEEVRYFILTSHYRSPLNYDTEHLDNARGALTRFYTALRGLPEGQSADGESYKTRFHEAMDDDFNTPEALAVLFDLVREINRIKETNVEEAASLGTLLRELGGMLGLLQSDPESYLKGGASTDDGLSDDKIDAMIQARIDARAAKEWGEADRIRDELQDAGIILEDGAEGTTWRRG
- a CDS encoding ferritin-like domain-containing protein produces the protein MNSEKSLYQAARACLLCDAVDEKMAMSGAIAEAWSRGELTLTGWSDAAKITRAGHPQRPVLVHPSKLPRRRMGSEAGRLALIHAIAHIEFNAVNLAWDAVQRFDGMPADFYTDWIQVAVEEVEHFQLLQARLSAAGVAYGDYPAHNGLWEMAQRTAHDPLVRMALVPRMLEARGLDVTPGIMERFREIDDHETVAALEVILREEVGHVQFGSRWFNYLCEQRGLSPEETYFDLLESFLNGEIRCPLHHQARREAGFSQSELERLEALCKRV
- a CDS encoding c-type cytochrome domain-containing protein, translating into MFRPNTLILLTTLSTALLAGCSAGPAPVSYKSEIKPIIDKYCTECHLAGGTGAEASGFITQDYDAVMKGTKFGPVVVAGDPLSSSFYRLVAGKVDPSIRMPHGKEALSEAEITKIEHWITQGAKNN
- the folD gene encoding bifunctional methylenetetrahydrofolate dehydrogenase/methenyltetrahydrofolate cyclohydrolase FolD, which translates into the protein MSAEILDGKAIAAELRAKIKAGVERRVAAGQRRPGLAVVLVGENPASQVYVRNKRKSCEEVGFHSQSFDLPGDTSQDDLLEVIDRLNQDETIDGILVQLPLPQQIDEESVIERILPTKDVDGFHPYNVGRLTLRMPILRPCTPRGIMTMLEHTGQKLEGLDAVIIGQSNIVGRPMALELLAARCTITVCHSRTKDLAEKARNADILVAAVGRPEFVPGDWVKEGAIVIDVGINRTDEGKLVGDVAFEAAKERASWITPVPGGVGPMTIATLLENTLQATELHSSV
- a CDS encoding UDP-2,3-diacylglucosamine diphosphatase — protein: MTQQLFISDLHLSAEGADRLQLFLNFLRFRATTAHTLYILGDLFDAWLGDDDKQSIAVEVRQALRQLNESGTELKVMHGNRDFLIGQDFCKASGAQLITDPCLIDLYGTPTLLMHGDLLCTDDREYQAFRKQIRSADFASHFLSLTLDQRIAVAQEYRAKSGEANAQKSDDIMDVNQQAVEYTLQQHQAQRLIHGHTHRPADHHFTLDNHTVTRHVLGEWHGDHAEILCATEDGVTRETITLRDLLISTEGVD